From Maribacter dokdonensis DSW-8, the proteins below share one genomic window:
- a CDS encoding succinylglutamate desuccinylase/aspartoacylase family protein translates to MFNKKYTVLGETIAKGKGAQLNLDIAKLHTRTKIEVPVIVQRGKKDGPTLLITGGIHGNEINGVEIVRQIVSKKFNRPDCGMVICIPVVNIFGFLNQTRQFPDGRDLNRVFPGSLRGSLASRFAYHLVKDIAPVVDYCIDYHTGGDSRFNAPQIRIDRDDVDGLALAKVFGAEFIVKSAGREKSFRETLHQLDKKVLLYEGGKSLQIDREITDTGVVGALRMMHHLGLRNFEKELAAYALKESIPKLVHASKWIRAKHSGMFHPSIKVGESVQKGDEIGSISGPFGYFEKKIKAKETGYIICINESPIVNQGDAIFHIAHDVE, encoded by the coding sequence ATGTTCAATAAAAAGTACACGGTTTTAGGTGAGACAATAGCAAAAGGTAAAGGTGCCCAGTTAAATCTAGATATCGCCAAACTACACACAAGAACAAAGATCGAGGTTCCTGTAATAGTACAGCGCGGAAAAAAAGATGGTCCTACCCTATTGATCACAGGTGGTATTCACGGCAATGAGATCAATGGCGTTGAAATAGTAAGGCAAATAGTTTCCAAAAAATTTAACCGACCAGATTGTGGTATGGTCATATGTATACCGGTAGTCAACATCTTCGGGTTTTTAAACCAAACAAGGCAATTTCCAGATGGCAGGGATCTGAACAGGGTATTCCCCGGTAGTCTAAGAGGGTCTTTAGCCAGTAGGTTTGCTTACCATTTGGTAAAAGATATAGCACCTGTTGTAGACTATTGTATAGATTACCATACGGGTGGAGATAGCCGTTTTAATGCACCCCAGATTAGAATAGATAGAGATGATGTAGATGGCCTTGCATTGGCAAAAGTATTTGGAGCTGAATTTATAGTGAAGTCCGCTGGAAGGGAAAAATCCTTTCGTGAGACGCTGCATCAATTAGACAAAAAAGTGTTGTTGTATGAAGGTGGTAAATCGCTTCAAATAGACAGGGAAATAACGGATACGGGCGTTGTAGGTGCCTTACGGATGATGCATCACTTGGGACTTCGAAATTTTGAAAAAGAATTGGCAGCATATGCTCTTAAAGAATCTATTCCAAAATTAGTGCATGCCTCTAAATGGATCAGGGCAAAACATTCTGGCATGTTTCACCCAAGTATAAAAGTGGGGGAATCCGTGCAAAAAGGAGATGAGATAGGAAGCATATCCGGACCGTTCGGCTACTTTGAGAAAAAAATAAAAGCGAAAGAAACAGGCTATATTATTTGTATAAACGAGTCTCCAATAGTGAACCAAGGTGATGCCATTTTTCACATTGCGCATGATGTAGAATAA